The Candidatus Bathyarchaeota archaeon genome includes a region encoding these proteins:
- a CDS encoding DUF2070 family protein, with translation MNNSGTNHLKRATKHYGALFTFPTHRTLIMLQFVIGSIGGGLAFFPLFSSFVMSTMTGICIFVAPSMIGDILIKSIIIRNDPVFNLRRCAALSLIGGTLWVGITIIGGIISFLTMNPVALGRAFILGFGTVLALRLLAFYAISFSKNYQNFFAAITQPLLCLTSAFYLQIFSFNLLTPLFGSTIILLIASSAFFKFIDRHGKEKIGLNAIPLFRGFVADWAENLNAPLEECFEKLGSDEEISVTVAAFQSNGSNTLLVIPSFHPGPFRNVGSSRLPCELQQSLEAKTGATVLVTHGPSGHELNLASQKQNQRIIEETFKLVAFKQFSPFASRMIRAEVGYAKASCQVLGDGVLLTLTCAPKTMEDIPREASLPILDVGKKLLFKTVAIVDAHNSVNSDEPLSDLDIEAIIEAAKLALENAASEPRSKFQVGAAKVILPGYTIREGIGPGGIVVLVIKVGDQMVAYITIDGNNMVTGLREKILNSLLEIGINDGEVLTTDTHAVNAVTLIPRGYHPIGEAIDQQQLIHYIKEATKTALGNLKDAEVSWNTGTFNKVRVLGSKRLSELAFLVDSTANLAKKAAMIFFVPACFFAVLFSIIF, from the coding sequence ATGAACAACTCTGGTACAAACCACCTAAAACGCGCGACTAAACATTACGGTGCACTTTTCACATTTCCAACTCACAGAACTCTAATTATGTTACAGTTTGTGATAGGCTCTATAGGCGGTGGACTGGCCTTCTTTCCTCTTTTTTCAAGTTTTGTGATGAGTACGATGACTGGCATTTGCATATTTGTAGCGCCTTCAATGATCGGTGATATTTTGATAAAGTCTATTATCATTCGCAACGATCCAGTTTTTAACCTGAGGCGCTGTGCTGCGCTTTCTTTAATTGGCGGAACCCTTTGGGTAGGCATCACTATTATTGGGGGAATTATCAGTTTCTTAACCATGAATCCGGTTGCACTGGGAAGAGCGTTTATTCTCGGTTTCGGCACTGTTTTGGCGCTTCGGCTTTTAGCATTTTATGCGATTTCGTTTTCTAAAAATTATCAGAATTTTTTCGCAGCAATAACGCAGCCACTGCTTTGCCTTACAAGTGCTTTTTACCTACAAATTTTTTCTTTCAATCTTCTAACTCCTCTATTTGGCTCAACTATTATCCTGTTAATCGCCTCCTCCGCTTTCTTTAAATTCATTGATAGACACGGCAAGGAGAAAATAGGACTTAATGCAATTCCATTGTTTCGGGGGTTTGTTGCTGATTGGGCAGAAAATCTTAATGCTCCGCTTGAAGAGTGCTTTGAGAAACTTGGAAGCGATGAAGAGATTTCGGTCACGGTTGCGGCATTTCAAAGTAATGGCTCTAATACGCTTTTAGTTATTCCCTCATTTCACCCAGGACCATTTAGAAACGTTGGTAGTAGCAGACTTCCATGTGAACTTCAACAATCGCTTGAAGCTAAAACTGGGGCTACAGTTCTTGTAACTCACGGTCCATCCGGGCATGAACTTAATCTTGCATCTCAAAAACAAAATCAACGAATCATAGAGGAAACATTCAAACTTGTTGCATTCAAACAGTTTTCTCCCTTCGCCAGCCGCATGATACGCGCTGAAGTAGGTTACGCAAAGGCAAGTTGCCAAGTTCTAGGTGATGGTGTTCTTTTAACTCTCACCTGTGCACCTAAAACTATGGAAGACATTCCAAGAGAGGCTAGTTTACCTATACTAGATGTTGGCAAAAAATTGTTGTTCAAAACCGTAGCCATCGTAGATGCGCATAATAGTGTAAATAGTGATGAACCACTCTCGGATCTAGACATTGAAGCAATAATAGAAGCGGCAAAGCTGGCATTGGAAAATGCGGCTAGCGAGCCGCGTAGCAAATTCCAAGTTGGAGCGGCTAAGGTTATTCTTCCTGGGTACACTATTCGCGAGGGAATAGGGCCAGGAGGAATTGTTGTGTTAGTTATAAAAGTTGGCGATCAGATGGTGGCATACATAACTATTGATGGAAATAACATGGTCACAGGTTTACGTGAAAAAATTCTAAATTCTCTCCTGGAAATCGGTATTAATGACGGCGAGGTTTTAACGACAGATACTCATGCGGTTAATGCTGTAACATTAATACCGCGGGGTTACCATCCTATTGGGGAGGCTATAGATCAACAGCAACTAATTCATTACATCAAGGAAGCAACAAAAACTGCGTTAGGTAACTTAAAAGATGCTGAAGTTTCTTGGAACACTGGAACATTTAATAAGGTTAGGGTCCTAGGCTCAAAACGGCTTTCTGAATTAGCTTTCCTTGTGGATTCGACGGCTAATTTGGCGAAAAAGGCTGCGATGATCTTCTTTGTACCAGCTTGTTTTTTCGCCGTTCTTTTTTCCATAATATTTTAG
- the albA gene encoding DNA-binding protein Alba, with amino-acid sequence MSQPQESIVLIGKKPIMNYVVACLTFFNNGAQQVLVKARGRAISRAVDTVELLRRAFIKDLEIKGINIATQKVARSEGNETSVSTIEITISKPKAKIA; translated from the coding sequence ATGAGTCAACCCCAAGAAAGCATAGTACTCATAGGTAAAAAGCCGATTATGAATTATGTTGTAGCCTGCCTAACCTTCTTTAATAATGGAGCACAACAAGTACTAGTAAAAGCCAGAGGTCGCGCGATAAGCCGAGCCGTAGACACAGTTGAATTATTACGTCGAGCCTTCATTAAGGATTTAGAGATTAAGGGAATAAATATTGCCACGCAAAAGGTTGCTCGTTCCGAAGGCAATGAAACAAGTGTTTCAACTATTGAAATTACGATTTCAAAGCCTAAGGCCAAAATAGCTTAA
- a CDS encoding acetyl ornithine aminotransferase family protein produces the protein MALKGEYPKIRVSPPGPRARNLLKRDEAVVSQSFVRYYPLVAESGSGCILRDVDGNEYIDFNSGIAVLAVGHSHPAVVEAIKKQAERLIHYSYTDFYYEPLVSLSEKLCEITPGKFDKKVFTGNSGAEAIEAAVKLAKWHTRKHQFIGFIGGFHGRTIGALSLTASKPVQRRYFFPVMPGVTHVPYPYCYRCPFKQTLPDCDYWCVNYIDEMVFQKFIPPEEVAAIVFEPIQGEGGYIVPPPDYFKRLKKLADKYNILLIDDEIQAGMGRTGKWFAIEHWGIEPDIICIAKALASGLPIGAMVARAECMDWEAGSHATTFGGNPVACAAALATIDVIKNEHLLENATKQGNYIMKQFVELQTECEIIGDVRGKGLMVGIELVRNRDTKTPGRNEAYEVMIRSWKHGVALITCGASTLRIAPPLIITRELVDTALSIIESAIKEVERETR, from the coding sequence TTGGCGCTAAAAGGTGAATATCCGAAGATTCGCGTCTCTCCACCTGGTCCTAGGGCACGCAATCTTCTGAAACGCGATGAAGCGGTGGTCTCCCAGTCCTTTGTGCGTTACTATCCACTTGTAGCCGAGTCGGGAAGTGGGTGTATCCTTCGGGATGTTGATGGAAACGAGTACATAGATTTTAACTCAGGAATAGCTGTATTAGCTGTCGGGCATAGCCATCCCGCGGTTGTAGAAGCTATTAAAAAACAAGCTGAACGACTTATTCATTATTCTTATACTGATTTTTACTACGAACCTCTTGTTAGTCTCTCGGAGAAACTTTGCGAAATCACGCCTGGTAAATTTGATAAAAAAGTTTTTACTGGGAATAGCGGAGCCGAAGCCATTGAGGCAGCGGTCAAACTCGCTAAATGGCATACCCGAAAACACCAATTCATTGGCTTTATCGGAGGCTTCCATGGACGAACGATTGGTGCGCTCAGTCTCACTGCGAGTAAGCCAGTTCAACGGAGGTATTTCTTTCCTGTGATGCCAGGTGTCACGCATGTGCCATACCCATACTGCTATCGGTGCCCTTTCAAACAGACTCTCCCTGACTGCGACTACTGGTGCGTAAACTATATCGATGAAATGGTCTTTCAAAAATTCATTCCACCCGAAGAGGTAGCCGCAATTGTTTTTGAACCCATTCAAGGGGAGGGGGGTTACATTGTACCTCCTCCGGATTACTTTAAACGCCTCAAAAAATTGGCTGATAAATACAACATTCTTTTGATAGATGATGAAATACAGGCTGGAATGGGTCGTACTGGAAAATGGTTTGCTATTGAACACTGGGGAATTGAGCCAGATATTATATGCATTGCTAAGGCATTAGCCTCAGGTTTACCAATAGGTGCTATGGTAGCTAGAGCTGAATGTATGGATTGGGAGGCAGGCTCCCACGCTACTACCTTTGGTGGAAATCCGGTTGCATGTGCTGCTGCGTTAGCAACAATAGACGTAATTAAAAACGAACATCTCTTAGAAAATGCAACAAAACAGGGTAATTATATTATGAAGCAGTTCGTAGAATTGCAAACTGAATGTGAAATAATCGGCGATGTTCGCGGGAAAGGCTTGATGGTTGGCATTGAATTAGTTCGAAATAGGGATACTAAGACACCGGGGCGTAATGAAGCCTACGAGGTCATGATAAGAAGTTGGAAGCATGGTGTTGCTCTAATTACCTGCGGTGCTTCCACCTTGCGGATTGCCCCGCCTCTCATAATCACTCGTGAGCTTGTTGACACTGCTCTTTCGATTATAGAAAGTGCAATTAAGGAAGTCGAACGTGAAACAAGGTAG
- a CDS encoding adenosine monophosphate-protein transferase — MSSKRGVKISVVDIKKPADVQFICGQGNFSIFSTDNLFRTFQTTLPPGVKFGIAMNEAAPRLVRVTANDIELERLAAEAALAIGASHVWVAMMRGAYPINVLNALKQNIGVCTVFVATANPCQIIIAETKLGRAVLGAVDGTSVTRIENEKEREERRALVRKLGYVLG, encoded by the coding sequence ATGTCTTCTAAAAGAGGAGTTAAAATTTCTGTCGTAGATATAAAGAAGCCAGCAGACGTTCAATTTATTTGTGGTCAAGGCAATTTTAGTATCTTCAGTACGGACAACTTATTCCGGACTTTTCAGACGACCCTTCCACCAGGAGTTAAGTTCGGTATAGCCATGAACGAAGCAGCACCTAGACTAGTACGCGTAACCGCTAATGACATTGAACTGGAGCGGTTAGCTGCGGAAGCTGCTCTCGCAATTGGGGCTTCTCACGTTTGGGTTGCCATGATGCGCGGAGCTTATCCAATAAATGTTCTAAATGCCTTAAAGCAAAACATAGGCGTATGTACGGTTTTTGTAGCGACAGCTAATCCCTGCCAAATTATTATTGCAGAGACCAAGCTGGGACGTGCCGTTCTTGGGGCAGTTGATGGAACATCAGTGACTAGAATTGAAAATGAAAAGGAACGGGAAGAGCGCCGAGCACTAGTTAGAAAACTCGGCTACGTGCTGGGGTAA